Proteins encoded in a region of the Persephonella sp. genome:
- a CDS encoding YqhA family protein, producing MFKVIEKVVERILWESRFMVFLAVVASVLAAFVLVIIGTYDIFIVTKEAFHMFSSIDYFQEFHKEAIKHIVSAVDVYLISTVLLIFGLGLYELFISKIDAMEQDTKASKILVVHTLDQLKEKLAKVILMVLIVTFFKYAIEFKYEDIKNLLFLSIGVFLIAVSIYFMHKGHGEEHNEH from the coding sequence TTGTTCAAAGTAATAGAAAAAGTAGTTGAGAGGATACTATGGGAAAGTAGATTTATGGTGTTTCTGGCTGTTGTTGCCAGTGTTTTAGCTGCATTTGTTCTTGTAATAATAGGAACTTACGATATTTTTATCGTAACTAAAGAAGCATTTCATATGTTTTCTTCTATAGATTATTTCCAAGAGTTTCATAAAGAAGCTATAAAGCATATAGTATCTGCAGTTGACGTTTATCTAATATCTACAGTTTTACTTATATTTGGGCTTGGTTTATATGAACTATTTATTTCAAAAATAGATGCAATGGAACAAGATACAAAAGCCTCTAAAATACTTGTTGTTCATACATTAGACCAGCTTAAAGAAAAGCTGGCAAAAGTAATTCTTATGGTTCTAATAGTTACATTTTTCAAATATGCAATTGAGTTTAAGTATGAAGATATTAAAAATCTCCTGTTTTTGAGTATTGGTGTTTTTCTAATTGCTGTGTCAATCTACTTTATGCATAAAGGACATGGAGAAGAACACAACGAACACTAA
- the tpx gene encoding thiol peroxidase: MAVTVNLKGNPVALAGPEINVGDRAPEAVVVASDLSEKTIGGAKGKPQLIITVPSLDTPVCETETKKFNELVAGLDIDVTVVSMDLPFAEKRFCESYSIGNVTVASDFRYRDMEKYGVLIAEGALKGILARAVFVVDAEGKVVYKQLVPEITEEPNYDDVLACVKSL; the protein is encoded by the coding sequence ATGGCAGTAACAGTTAACTTAAAAGGAAATCCAGTTGCTTTAGCAGGGCCTGAAATCAATGTTGGAGACAGAGCCCCAGAAGCAGTTGTTGTTGCTTCTGACCTTTCAGAAAAAACAATTGGTGGTGCAAAAGGAAAACCACAACTTATTATCACTGTTCCATCACTTGACACACCTGTATGTGAAACAGAAACTAAAAAGTTCAATGAGCTTGTTGCAGGACTCGATATTGATGTAACAGTTGTTTCTATGGACTTACCATTTGCAGAAAAAAGATTTTGTGAATCTTACAGCATTGGCAATGTAACAGTTGCTTCTGACTTTAGATACAGAGATATGGAAAAATACGGTGTTCTTATTGCAGAAGGAGCTCTTAAAGGAATTTTAGCAAGAGCTGTTTTTGTTGTTGATGCTGAAGGAAAAGTTGTTTATAAGCAACTTGTTCCTGAAATCACAGAAGAGCCTAACTACGACGACGTTTTAGCTTGCGTAAAATCTTTATAA
- a CDS encoding glycosyltransferase family A protein → MKVLVGSPIRQKPEILKYFLEFLTYLEYFENLDFFFIDDNVEEASKNLLENFRNKTDRVILEKSWYGSNDEYKCDDITHHWTDNLIWKVADFKDRIIDYAREKNYDYLFFVDSDLLLYPQTIKHLISTGKDIISEVFWTKWKPTDSMEYPQVWLSDQYNLFEVKYVNAPEEIKSKKALKFIKKLKKKGIYKVGGLGACTLISKKALEKGVSFKPLYNLSLWGEDRHFCVRAVALGFELFASTYYPPLHLYRGEDLKKVNDFRRKVLEKKEGH, encoded by the coding sequence ATGAAAGTTTTGGTTGGTTCACCGATAAGGCAAAAACCAGAGATTTTAAAGTATTTTCTTGAGTTCCTGACGTATCTGGAATATTTTGAGAACTTAGATTTTTTCTTCATAGATGATAATGTTGAAGAAGCATCTAAAAATTTGTTGGAAAACTTTAGAAATAAAACAGATAGGGTAATATTAGAAAAATCCTGGTATGGTTCAAATGATGAATACAAATGCGATGATATTACACATCACTGGACAGATAATCTGATTTGGAAAGTAGCTGATTTTAAGGACAGGATAATTGATTATGCAAGAGAAAAAAATTATGATTACCTGTTTTTCGTTGATTCAGATTTGCTGTTATATCCGCAAACAATAAAACATCTAATTTCTACAGGGAAAGATATAATTTCCGAGGTTTTCTGGACTAAATGGAAACCTACAGATTCTATGGAATATCCACAGGTATGGTTATCTGACCAATATAATCTTTTTGAAGTAAAGTATGTAAATGCTCCAGAAGAAATAAAATCTAAAAAAGCATTGAAATTTATAAAAAAACTGAAGAAAAAAGGAATATATAAAGTTGGAGGCTTAGGTGCCTGTACTTTAATAAGCAAAAAAGCTTTAGAGAAGGGAGTTTCTTTTAAACCACTTTATAACTTATCACTTTGGGGAGAAGATAGACATTTTTGTGTTAGGGCTGTAGCCTTAGGATTTGAACTTTTTGCTTCTACCTATTATCCGCCTTTGCATCTCTATAGAGGAGAAGATTTAAAAAAGGTAAATGATTTTAGGAGAAAGGTTTTAGAAAAGAAAGAGGGGCATTAA
- a CDS encoding methyl-accepting chemotaxis protein — MKFLSNMTIKMKVLILSVIPLLAILIYTSIFLYDHYKSYSESQIIENSVHLATKISAVVHELQKERGRTAGYLGSGGKKFKFELQQQRQLTDQKINQLKSYLNQVDKDEIPQSTYTKLQTALSELNRLNLIRSQVDSLSIPVEEAINYYTNLNKLFLETIGSFAKNSSDATITKELTAYTDFLFAKERMGIERAVLSAVFAENSFTPALYTKFISLLSEQKAFLTAFKIIAPDDFLQKYQQIVSGHVVEEVKKMEKIAIQKANEGNFGIDPAYWFDTITQKINLMKKAEDYMSARLLKTIDDLQANVKEKFIADVIISLIVITVIVIIGYLINKSINTTITLIQKELKYIADTKDFTKKVRVNTNDEMKSIADSINYLIEASREAIEQAKISAQENTSIAAELSATASEIEKRVEEESQIVNQTTTKAHSIRKPLEVSVEKLDQTKDKIIKASTTLDEARNKITGLIETVKTSAAEEVKIVSELEELKEATEKTKEVLKLIEDIANQTNLLALNAAIEAARAGEFGKGFAVVADEVRNLAEKSREYVENITNTIMELLNHINNIAQKISQNANTVNKLAEESSHVEEDVNTINIIMKETADVSEDASESIKAIVEEIKGIIADIEHINEISSANTRSVEEIAKATEHLYTMTENLSKILEEFKT; from the coding sequence ATGAAATTTTTATCTAACATGACCATTAAAATGAAAGTTTTAATTCTTTCTGTAATTCCTCTTCTTGCTATTCTAATTTACACCTCCATTTTTTTGTATGACCATTACAAAAGCTATTCCGAATCTCAAATCATTGAAAACAGTGTTCATCTGGCAACAAAAATATCTGCTGTTGTCCATGAACTTCAAAAAGAAAGAGGACGAACGGCAGGTTATCTTGGAAGTGGTGGAAAAAAGTTCAAATTTGAACTGCAACAACAAAGACAATTAACAGACCAAAAAATAAATCAGCTCAAAAGTTACCTAAATCAAGTTGATAAAGATGAAATTCCACAATCTACATATACAAAACTTCAAACGGCTTTATCTGAATTGAATAGATTAAATCTAATAAGGTCTCAGGTGGATAGTCTAAGTATTCCTGTAGAAGAGGCCATTAATTATTACACAAATCTAAATAAACTATTCTTGGAAACAATAGGTTCATTTGCCAAAAATAGTTCTGATGCCACTATAACAAAGGAACTTACAGCATACACAGATTTTCTTTTTGCTAAAGAAAGGATGGGAATTGAAAGAGCTGTTTTATCTGCAGTTTTTGCAGAAAATAGTTTTACACCTGCGCTTTATACCAAATTCATTTCACTTTTAAGTGAACAAAAGGCATTCCTAACTGCATTTAAAATAATAGCCCCTGATGATTTTCTCCAAAAATATCAGCAAATTGTTAGCGGCCATGTAGTTGAAGAAGTCAAAAAAATGGAAAAAATCGCTATTCAAAAAGCAAACGAGGGAAATTTTGGGATAGATCCAGCATATTGGTTTGATACTATCACACAAAAAATAAATCTGATGAAAAAAGCGGAAGATTATATGTCTGCTAGACTTCTGAAAACTATTGATGACTTACAAGCTAATGTAAAAGAAAAATTTATAGCAGATGTTATAATTTCCCTGATAGTTATAACAGTGATAGTTATAATTGGTTATCTAATTAACAAATCCATAAATACAACAATTACATTAATCCAAAAAGAACTGAAATACATAGCAGATACAAAAGATTTCACTAAGAAAGTTAGAGTGAATACAAACGATGAAATGAAAAGTATTGCCGATTCTATTAATTATCTGATAGAAGCGTCAAGAGAGGCAATAGAACAAGCTAAGATTTCAGCACAGGAGAACACATCTATCGCAGCTGAGCTTTCTGCAACTGCTTCAGAAATAGAAAAACGAGTAGAAGAAGAAAGTCAAATCGTAAATCAAACCACAACTAAAGCACATTCTATAAGAAAACCTCTTGAAGTTTCTGTGGAAAAACTTGACCAAACAAAAGACAAAATCATCAAGGCAAGCACAACCCTGGATGAAGCCAGAAACAAAATTACAGGTCTTATTGAAACAGTTAAAACCAGTGCAGCTGAAGAAGTAAAAATAGTTAGTGAACTTGAGGAACTAAAAGAAGCAACAGAGAAAACAAAAGAAGTTCTAAAACTTATTGAAGATATAGCAAACCAAACAAATCTACTTGCGTTGAACGCTGCAATTGAGGCTGCAAGGGCAGGTGAGTTTGGAAAAGGATTTGCTGTTGTCGCTGATGAAGTAAGAAATCTTGCAGAGAAATCCAGAGAATATGTTGAAAATATAACAAACACAATAATGGAACTGCTGAATCATATCAACAACATTGCCCAGAAAATATCCCAGAACGCCAACACAGTTAATAAACTTGCAGAGGAATCCTCACATGTTGAAGAAGATGTAAACACAATTAATATAATAATGAAAGAAACAGCAGATGTTTCAGAAGATGCATCAGAATCAATAAAAGCAATAGTAGAAGAAATCAAGGGCATAATAGCAGATATAGAACATATAAACGAGATATCCTCAGCAAACACAAGAAGCGTTGAAGAAATTGCCAAGGCCACGGAACACCTCTACACTATGACAGAAAATCTCAGCAAAATACTTGAAGAATTTAAAACATAG
- a CDS encoding YfdX family protein — protein sequence MRRLLSAVLSAAIIASPVFAKEENKKLNIKQKQETASSLIKSSGKRSTQKVREQELQKIIKEAASIYAEGNRVLFLLTHNKVDEAKKALKALKERVDKLEKQYHGKMDRLPIDAVVNEVVGITDIKQAQKLAQQVKEAVKNNDFVQARILLNALRDEIVIETAYLPIGLYKQAIDLAYKFLEEGKVKNAISQLQVAMNTIEIDTTIIPEPIAIASLLVEDASKRFKDKPEQALKLLEEAKRQIKLAKVLGYVRNDKDIKPLIDQIEKLEKEIKAKTGTKEKFKSLFENIEKLKKSSTQTSIK from the coding sequence ATGAGAAGATTATTAAGCGCTGTTTTATCGGCAGCAATTATAGCTTCACCTGTTTTTGCAAAAGAAGAAAATAAAAAATTAAACATAAAGCAAAAACAGGAAACAGCAAGCTCTCTTATAAAAAGTTCCGGTAAAAGAAGCACCCAAAAAGTAAGAGAGCAAGAATTGCAAAAAATAATCAAAGAAGCTGCAAGCATATATGCAGAAGGAAACAGAGTTCTATTTTTACTTACCCATAACAAAGTTGATGAAGCTAAAAAGGCTTTAAAGGCTCTCAAAGAAAGGGTTGATAAGTTAGAAAAACAATATCACGGTAAAATGGACAGATTACCGATTGACGCTGTAGTTAATGAAGTAGTTGGAATTACAGACATAAAACAAGCACAAAAACTTGCACAGCAGGTAAAGGAAGCAGTCAAAAATAATGATTTTGTTCAGGCAAGAATTTTATTAAATGCATTAAGAGATGAAATAGTTATTGAAACAGCTTATCTGCCAATAGGGCTTTACAAGCAAGCTATAGATCTTGCTTATAAATTTTTGGAAGAAGGAAAGGTTAAAAATGCCATTTCTCAACTTCAGGTAGCTATGAATACTATAGAAATTGATACAACTATCATTCCAGAACCTATTGCAATTGCTTCACTCCTTGTAGAAGATGCATCAAAACGCTTTAAAGACAAACCAGAGCAAGCTCTAAAACTGCTTGAGGAAGCTAAAAGACAGATTAAGTTGGCAAAAGTTCTTGGTTATGTAAGAAATGACAAAGATATTAAGCCACTTATAGACCAGATTGAAAAACTTGAAAAAGAAATTAAAGCAAAAACAGGAACTAAAGAGAAGTTTAAATCCCTTTTTGAAAACATAGAGAAACTCAAAAAAAGCTCTACACAAACAAGCATAAAATAA
- a CDS encoding TIGR00703 family protein, whose protein sequence is MNIVELRELQAINTLVFETLGQPEKEREFKLKALKRWGFDLLFGKKGGETTYFTAEAGKREAGDKYTEEDVHYEVEEIIHELPKNKKIFAHIEMMHGRAYLVGELREGEENIEILRVPAGSILLAYFKKHKLHNLIEALRNVGTALELVKQRGQEGKPVPYEQLPNVARRFLRGAKDLEKDAGFGRVALSYWGENKDGDARFRVSWLLPTIALFDIDIAEKADKLLAAFK, encoded by the coding sequence ATGAACATTGTGGAACTAAGAGAATTACAGGCAATAAACACGCTTGTATTTGAAACACTGGGACAACCAGAAAAAGAAAGGGAGTTTAAACTAAAAGCTCTCAAAAGATGGGGGTTTGACCTTTTATTCGGTAAAAAAGGTGGAGAAACTACCTATTTCACTGCAGAGGCAGGAAAAAGAGAAGCAGGAGACAAATACACAGAAGAAGATGTTCATTACGAAGTAGAAGAAATCATCCATGAACTTCCAAAAAACAAAAAGATATTCGCCCATATTGAGATGATGCATGGAAGGGCGTATCTGGTAGGGGAATTGAGGGAAGGAGAAGAAAATATAGAAATTCTTAGAGTTCCAGCAGGTAGTATTCTTCTTGCCTATTTCAAAAAACACAAACTCCATAATCTCATTGAGGCATTAAGAAATGTAGGAACAGCTCTTGAACTTGTAAAACAAAGAGGTCAAGAAGGAAAACCTGTTCCTTATGAGCAGCTTCCAAACGTAGCAAGGAGATTTTTAAGGGGAGCAAAAGACCTTGAAAAAGACGCAGGATTTGGAAGGGTAGCTCTCTCTTACTGGGGAGAGAATAAGGATGGGGATGCAAGATTTAGGGTGTCATGGTTATTACCAACTATAGCCCTGTTTGACATTGATATAGCAGAAAAAGCAGATAAACTGCTAGCAGCATTTAAGTAG
- a CDS encoding UvrD-helicase domain-containing protein, which translates to MEILEGLNPQQKEAVEYFSSPLLVLAGAGSGKTRVITHKIMYLVEKFGIPVNRILAITFTNKAANEMKERVVKALDLQNEPEWITTFHSLSAKILRIEAQHIGYKNDFVIYDEEDSKKVLKDVIKELDLDSEVYKPERLKNIISQIKQNLDESILDFYAFTMPHLPKIYQKYQEHLAFSNAMDFDDLLLNVVKLFKENPEILKKWQEKFDYILVDEYQDTNLVQHEILKLIVGNRDCITVVGDPQQCIYTWRGANPENILDFENDFPNTKIIKLERNYRSTEKILSVANKVISDIRGRWKEKVLNLWTDKKGGEDIYLVILETDKKESDFIARKIKSIVNEEGYQYSDFAVLVRMSYLSRNIEEAFIKHNIPYQVIGGVKFYERAEVKDILAYLRFALIPTDTQAFKRIINLPSRGIGEKTIQKIKQFYETDWLQALHDAYPSLSKKIQLRLQEFLELIEYVRNHANTSPANTAKYVVDVIKYEDYLMDKYKDWEDRIANIHELFNALKEVEKSGKTFMEFLEESSLSQAQDHLENSNTVKIMTVHAAKGLEFPVVFIAGLEDGIFPSGRSFEDIEQMEEEKRLFYVAITRAKEKLFMTYAKQRASFSGYLNETKPSRFLKNIKDSVKILADKNIVKKSKKSSKSATSYGNKAFSSSSDIRIGQLVKHDLFGKGVVKSISGNKATVIFEKVGEKQIMKDFLKPV; encoded by the coding sequence ATGGAAATATTAGAAGGTTTAAATCCCCAGCAAAAAGAAGCAGTAGAATATTTCAGTTCACCGCTTCTTGTTCTTGCAGGGGCAGGTTCAGGAAAAACAAGGGTTATAACACATAAAATAATGTATCTTGTGGAAAAATTTGGTATTCCTGTTAATAGAATACTTGCTATAACATTTACAAACAAAGCTGCCAATGAAATGAAAGAAAGGGTGGTCAAAGCCCTTGATTTACAAAATGAACCTGAATGGATAACTACATTCCATAGCCTCTCGGCAAAAATTCTTAGGATAGAGGCCCAGCATATAGGATATAAAAATGATTTTGTTATTTATGATGAAGAAGACAGCAAAAAGGTTTTAAAAGATGTGATAAAAGAGTTAGACCTTGATAGCGAGGTTTATAAACCTGAAAGACTAAAAAATATAATAAGCCAAATAAAGCAAAATCTGGATGAATCTATACTTGATTTTTACGCATTTACTATGCCCCACCTTCCAAAAATCTATCAAAAATATCAGGAGCACCTTGCATTTAGTAATGCGATGGATTTTGATGATTTGCTACTGAATGTGGTCAAGCTATTTAAAGAAAATCCTGAGATTTTGAAAAAATGGCAGGAAAAGTTTGATTATATTCTGGTAGATGAGTATCAGGACACAAACCTTGTTCAGCATGAGATTTTAAAGCTGATTGTTGGCAACAGAGATTGTATTACCGTCGTAGGAGATCCCCAGCAATGCATATACACATGGAGAGGTGCAAATCCTGAGAACATACTGGATTTTGAAAATGATTTCCCTAATACAAAAATAATAAAACTTGAAAGAAACTACCGCTCCACAGAAAAAATACTATCAGTGGCAAACAAAGTAATATCAGATATAAGAGGTCGCTGGAAAGAAAAGGTTCTAAACCTATGGACAGATAAAAAAGGTGGAGAGGATATATATCTGGTAATTCTGGAAACAGATAAAAAAGAAAGTGATTTTATAGCAAGGAAAATAAAATCAATAGTAAATGAAGAGGGGTATCAATACTCGGATTTTGCAGTGCTTGTTAGAATGTCTTACCTGTCCCGTAATATAGAAGAAGCGTTTATAAAACATAATATTCCGTATCAGGTTATAGGCGGGGTTAAGTTCTATGAAAGGGCTGAGGTAAAAGATATCCTTGCATATCTTAGATTTGCCTTAATACCAACAGATACACAGGCATTTAAAAGGATAATTAATCTGCCTTCAAGAGGAATAGGAGAAAAAACTATCCAAAAAATAAAGCAGTTTTACGAAACAGACTGGCTTCAAGCTTTACATGATGCTTATCCATCTCTATCTAAAAAAATTCAACTTAGACTTCAAGAATTTCTTGAACTGATTGAATATGTAAGAAACCACGCAAATACCTCTCCTGCAAATACAGCAAAATATGTTGTAGATGTTATCAAGTATGAGGATTATCTAATGGATAAATACAAAGACTGGGAAGATAGGATTGCCAATATCCATGAACTATTTAATGCACTAAAAGAAGTGGAAAAAAGTGGAAAAACATTTATGGAATTTTTAGAAGAAAGTTCTTTATCACAGGCTCAGGACCATCTGGAAAACTCAAATACGGTTAAAATTATGACAGTTCATGCTGCCAAAGGACTGGAATTTCCTGTTGTATTTATCGCAGGTCTGGAAGATGGAATATTCCCAAGCGGAAGGTCTTTTGAAGATATTGAACAGATGGAAGAAGAAAAAAGATTATTCTATGTGGCAATTACAAGGGCAAAGGAAAAATTATTCATGACTTATGCAAAACAGAGGGCATCTTTTAGCGGTTATCTTAATGAAACTAAGCCATCAAGATTTTTAAAAAATATAAAAGACAGTGTAAAAATACTGGCAGATAAAAATATTGTTAAAAAATCTAAAAAATCATCAAAATCTGCTACAAGCTATGGAAATAAGGCATTTTCTTCATCTTCAGATATAAGAATAGGACAGCTTGTTAAACATGATCTTTTTGGAAAAGGGGTTGTTAAATCTATTTCAGGAAACAAGGCAACGGTAATCTTTGAAAAGGTAGGAGAAAAACAAATTATGAAAGATTTTCTAAAACCAGTTTAG
- a CDS encoding DUF1931 family protein, with protein sequence MAVVGVAKLEALMRKAAGLDIDKNKAKEITDIVEKKLYDLLLIGERNASYNAREVIWESDVPLTKGFLESMQKFRKLEEEIAVEDVLNFLATMPPLKYPLEAELEKRLPEIVGTLIYILAQLIKEVAPESRKPSSEDIEKAGKILDLTM encoded by the coding sequence ATGGCAGTTGTTGGAGTAGCCAAGCTGGAAGCACTCATGAGGAAAGCAGCAGGCCTTGATATCGACAAAAACAAGGCTAAAGAAATTACAGACATAGTTGAGAAAAAGCTTTATGACTTGCTTTTAATTGGAGAAAGAAATGCAAGTTATAATGCCAGAGAGGTTATCTGGGAATCAGATGTTCCTCTTACAAAAGGTTTCTTAGAGTCTATGCAAAAATTTAGAAAACTTGAAGAAGAAATTGCCGTTGAAGATGTTCTAAACTTCCTTGCAACAATGCCACCTTTAAAATATCCACTGGAAGCTGAGCTTGAAAAAAGACTTCCTGAGATAGTTGGAACCCTTATCTATATTCTTGCTCAGCTTATTAAGGAAGTAGCTCCAGAAAGCAGAAAACCATCTTCAGAGGACATAGAAAAAGCCGGAAAAATCCTTGATCTTACAATGTGA
- the pfdA gene encoding prefoldin subunit alpha has protein sequence MAKKEVKKQPTTEELSRELRGYIAQIEALRAEIAVIDENIATYRTAIKTINNLRDLGKGKNILIPIGAGAQIEAKIENPDRVVVSIGSGISAELNAEEALTQIAKEIASLQALRRTLEEAIAEAYTKTEELLQKTREIGQEEGKSSK, from the coding sequence ATGGCAAAAAAAGAGGTAAAAAAACAACCTACAACAGAAGAACTCAGCAGAGAGCTAAGAGGATATATTGCTCAAATTGAGGCTCTCAGAGCTGAAATTGCAGTTATTGATGAAAATATAGCAACTTACAGAACTGCAATCAAAACAATAAACAATCTGAGAGACCTTGGTAAAGGTAAGAATATCCTCATTCCGATTGGAGCTGGAGCACAGATTGAGGCAAAAATAGAAAATCCAGACAGGGTAGTAGTCAGCATAGGCTCCGGAATATCTGCAGAACTTAATGCAGAAGAAGCTTTAACACAAATAGCAAAAGAAATAGCTTCTCTCCAAGCTCTTAGAAGAACACTTGAGGAAGCTATAGCAGAAGCTTATACAAAAACAGAAGAACTGCTCCAAAAAACAAGGGAAATAGGGCAGGAAGAGGGCAAATCCTCTAAATAA